In a single window of the Salvelinus namaycush isolate Seneca chromosome 18, SaNama_1.0, whole genome shotgun sequence genome:
- the ptrh1 gene encoding probable peptidyl-tRNA hydrolase — protein MRRLLLKLINRALLIGPVGPMMGSEAGVHTNSRRRLVVGLGNPGMNSSRHSVGMAVLEALASRLGVADSWRGDRHVSGEVIVSDIQDTQIVLLRPRLLMNINGVSVAKAAVKYSIKPEHILLVHDELDKPLGKLAMKQGGSARGHNGVRSCVECLQTDVMPRLRVGIGRPSGKTSVDRHVLGRFSQEEQKVLSGILEESVDILLSQLTDKENMQSPLLPRGGRPASQTGKQRERLSAPRKDTATGQT, from the exons ATGAGACGACTTTTATTAAAACTGATAAATCGAGCTTTGCTGATTGGACCCGTTGGACCAATGATGGGCAGTGAAGCTGGAGTCCACACAAATTCTCGCCGGAGACTG GTTGTGGGACTGGGAAACCCTGGAATGAACAGTTCACGCCACAGCGTAGGCATGGCAGTACTGGAAGCACTTGCTTCCCGGCTTGGGGTAGCTGATAGCTGGCGTGGTGATAGGCATGTGTCCGGTGAGGTCATCGTATCTGACATCCAGGACACCCAAATCGTGCTTCTCCGACCACGACTACTGATGAACATAAACGGTGTATCCGTGGCCAAAGCAG CGGTTAAATACAGCATCAAGCCTGAGCACATACTGCTGGTTCATGATGAGTTGGATAAGCCTCTTGGAAAGCTTGCTATGAAACAAGGAGGGAGCGCCAG GGGTCACAATGGTGTGCGGTCCTGTGTTGAGTGTCTGCAGACTGAT GTGATGCCCAGACTGCGTGTTGGGATTGGCAGACCATCAGGTAAAACATCAGTGGACCGGCATGTTCTGGGCCGCTTCTCTCAGGAGGAGCAGAAGGTTCTGAGTGGGATTTTAGAAGAGAGTGTGGACATTCTCCTCTCCCAGCTCACTGACAAGGAGAATATGCAGTCCCCACTGTTGCCACGTGGAGGCAGACCAGCATCACAGACTGGGAAACAAAGGGAGCGTTTAAGCGCTCCACGAAAGGACACGGCCACTGGCCAGACCTGA